CGCTTCACTGAGGAGGACACAACCTACTTTTGGCTTCCACGTTGACCTACTGGTTTCGCTTCCAGGGCAAAACTTCTCCCACGTCCCCGAAGCAGAGAGCTTCGTCCCTCTCCTTGCGCCGTTTGCAGCACCGGCTCCGAGCGGGGCCGCCACTTCCAGAGCTGCAGCGCCGCGTTTCCCGCTCGGGCACCGCGCGTTTGGCCGTGTCGTGTCCCGACCTCCCCGTTACCCCCGGGAGGGACAGGGTTTACCTCCTGGCCTGGTCCAGAGGTGCCGAAACTCCCAGCAGCTGGAGCGGGAGGTGTGGTGCTTAGCGCTTCTCCTGGCAGCGGGTCGCTGGAGGGTGAGACCCTCTCAGCCCTGCGCCCCTTCCCTGGGCCTTTGCAGTATTAATTGCCCCTTTTAATTGCACTCcaccgggccggggaggggagtAGCTACAGGATTTGCTGCTCTCTTGTGTTGGCTTTTCCCGGATTTATCCACAGCCTTAAGTGCCCCCGAGGGCGGCTCGAGACGACTCCAAAGCGTAGAAACCCCGACAGCCAAGCTGAGCAGTAGGACAATAACCAAAGCAGCCCTGAGTTTTCCCTCctttatttccttcccccccccaccaccccacccctttttttttttccccttcctcctctggccCCTGTTCAACTGTGTGGAAGTTAAAgccatggaattaaaaaaaaaaaaatacgtctATATGTATAtcgagagagagagcgagcagctgcacgagttgttTGTCGCCAGGGCACGGAGGTGGGTGCGAAGGGGCTGCAAGGGGCTCCCCTTGCTTCGGCGGGAGGCCCGGCGCTCAGCGCCCCGGGGAAGGGCGCTCAGCAGAAGGGCTCCACGTAGTTGCCGGGGAAGAAGCCCGCAGCTCCGTCCGTGACGCCCTCGCACCAGCCGTCCGAGTAGCGCCGCGTGACGTAGATGACGGCGCCCGCCTCGAAGGAGAGCTCGTTGGCCTTCTGCCGCGCGTAGGGGTAGAGGGTCACCACTGCGGGGACgaggcagagatggggaggggggcgcgcggggatgggggctgcgcgggggccagCGAGGACCCGTTGGGGGCCCCGCGCCGCAGGCGGCCGGCCGCCCGGTACCTTTCTCCAGGTAGCTGCccggcgcccagggaggctcctcGGAGgccggtggtggcggcggcggtggggttACATCATCGAGgtcgggcagaggcggcggcggggaatcaAAGTCGTCAGGGGCTGCAAAACACCCGCAAAGGTCAGTGGGGAGGGTGACGGGCTCCGGGTGcaggcagaggccagcgaggGCCAGCGCAGCCCTCAccggggggcaggagggatggtGGGGGCAGGTCCAGGTCCCCTGGAGGCACCAGGTCCAGGTCCCCCAGTGGGGGCAGGTCCAGGTCCCCTGGAGGCACCAGGTCCAGGTCCCCCGGTGGGGGCAGGTCCAGGTCCCCTGGTGGGGGCAGGTCCAGGTCCCCCGGTGGTGGCAGGTCCAGGTCCCCTGGAGGCACCAGATCCAGGTCCCCTGGTGGGGGCAGGTCCAGGTCCCCTGGAGGCACCAGGTCCAGGTCccccagtggtggtggtggtggtggcaggtcccCCGATGGTGGCAGGTCCCCAGGCaatggtggcggtggcggcggtgggacagcagccagggctggggcaggtggCACAGGCGGCGGTGGTGCGAGGACACCATCACCCGCTGGCCCGGAGGCTGCGCTTGAGCtgcggggggggcagcggagcgGCTGTCACGGCCGGGCCAGCACCCGTCCCGCCGCACGCGGGGCCGGCTGCCCGCAGACGCCTGCCCCGACCCAGGACGGGGGAGCAGTCgcggctgcgggggcagcacccGGCGCTGGCTGGGAAGCGCTGTGCAAGCCCTTGCCttgctccgtgcctcagtttccccacctgggacagTAAAGCGCCCCTCACCGTAAGGAGATTTCTGCTCTAGAGCCGTTCGTCACCGCTGGCCGGCACAGCGGCGTCGCCTGCGCCCAAAACCCGCTTGCTCACGGCAACACCTTGGCGGGCAGaagccccccccactcccccccccaaaaaggagcAGGGTGGCGCCGTGCCCCAGCGCAGCCCTCCCGGCACCGTCCCACCGCGGGGGGGGCCCGCGCCGGTACCTGGCCGATGCCAGCGAGGAGGTCGAGGAGGCTGCGGACAGTTTCCCTTCGGGGACCACAGGCGGCTGGATGGGCTCCGGGACGCGCAGTCCcctcctgcgggcagggagggtGCTGAGCCCGGCCGGAGGTGCCGGCGGGGCAGGATGGGACCGAAAGGCAaagccgccctccccccccccccaaaatcccggCGCGTGGCCTCACCCCAGGGTGCCCGCGGCCGGCACGGCCGACTTGATCCCCTTCCGCGACAGGGTCCCCGTGCGGGACAGCTGGGTGCTGTGGTCCTGAGGGCGCAGGGCAGACACAGAGCGAGAGGAGCAACCAAGCGGTGAGGCCCGACGGGCTGCCGACCGACAAACTCATTGCACCGAggcgcgcctcccccccccccaaacaaggcTGCAATCCCCTCAAGCAACGCAatgcccccccctcccgcccgcccccccgatcgcccgcggccccggcagggtgctgggggctccggAGGAGCGTGGCCAGCCCCCGCGGCCCTGCCGGGGAGCACCCGGGCGCTCGCGGCCGAAGCGGCCGCCCACGGCGGCCTTGGCCCCGTGGGAACGGCGGCGGCAGCTTCCCCTCCGGCGGTCTCGCAACGGGAAGCGGCCGCCCGAGCTCGGCTGCCACCTGGCCccgcgccgcgtccccccccccctgacccccctccccggccgaccTTCACGCCGTGCCCGACGTCGTCCAGGACGCCGAAGTTGAGGGGTTTCCTGTAGTAGGGCTCCAGGCTGGGCGGGTTGGCGGGAGCCGTGATCTTCTGCTGGCACGGCAACCTCTTGCCCACGGTCAAGGAGCCGATCTCGCGGCGGGACACCTTCTCCTTGTG
The sequence above is a segment of the Struthio camelus isolate bStrCam1 chromosome 25, bStrCam1.hap1, whole genome shotgun sequence genome. Coding sequences within it:
- the ABI3 gene encoding ABI gene family member 3 isoform X1 is translated as MAELQQLQQRDIPAARRLLRDNRSNLGQVADYCESNYVQASDKRKALEETMAYSTQSLASVAYQISNLATSFLKMLDLQAAQLRRVEADISCVAQMVDMHKEKVSRREIGSLTVGKRLPCQQKITAPANPPSLEPYYRKPLNFGVLDDVGHGVKDHSTQLSRTGTLSRKGIKSAVPAAGTLGRGLRVPEPIQPPVVPEGKLSAASSTSSLASASSSAASGPAGDGVLAPPPPVPPAPALAAVPPPPPPPLPGDLPPSGDLPPPPPPLGDLDLVPPGDLDLPPPGDLDLVPPGDLDLPPPGDLDLPPPGDLDLPPPGDLDLVPPGDLDLPPLGDLDLVPPGDLDLPPPSLLPPAPDDFDSPPPPLPDLDDVTPPPPPPPASEEPPWAPGSYLEKEGQRALLRGGRRHLRHAALLGRLVRGRHGRSCGLLPRQLRGALLLSALPRGAERRASRRSKGSPLQPLRTHLRALATNNSCSCSLSLSIYI
- the ABI3 gene encoding ABI gene family member 3 isoform X2, which gives rise to MAELQQLQQRDIPAARRLLRDNRSNLGQVADYCESNYVQASDKRKALEETMAYSTQSLASVAYQISNLATSFLKMLDLQAAQLRRVEADISCVAQMVDMHKEKVSRREIGSLTVGKRLPCQQKITAPANPPSLEPYYRKPLNFGVLDDVGHGVKDHSTQLSRTGTLSRKGIKSAVPAAGTLGRGLRVPEPIQPPVVPEGKLSAASSTSSLASASSSAASGPAGDGVLAPPPPVPPAPALAAVPPPPPPPLPGDLPPSGDLPPPPPPLGDLDLVPPGDLDLPPPGDLDLVPPGDLDLPPPGDLDLPPPGDLDLPPPGDLDLVPPGDLDLPPLGDLDLVPPGDLDLPPPSLLPPAPDDFDSPPPPLPDLDDVTPPPPPPPASEEPPWAPGSYLEKVVTLYPYARQKANELSFEAGAVIYVTRRYSDGWCEGVTDGAAGFFPGNYVEPFC